AAAACAAGCGATGATGATCCAAAGGATCTAAGGGGGCACCCGCGAGGTGTCTCAGAACATCAACCAAACTAATCAAAGTAAAATTCGAATGAAGATGCAATAACAAATCTCACTCAATTCCTCTCAGATGGAGGAGGCACCCAGTAGCTACACTGCCATTTCCAACCATTGCGTGGATGGTGCCGTTGAAGTGGTTCCTGTCCCAGGGGcgtcctgttggagatatgcccaagaggcaataataaagtggttattatatatctttgtgtttatgataaatgtttgcataccatgctataattgtattaaccgaaacattgttacatgtgtgttatgtaaacaacaaggagtccctagtgtaagcctcttgtataactagcttgttgattaatagatgatcatggtttcgtgatcatgaacattggatgttattaataacaaggtcatatcattaagtgaatgatgtgatggacatacacccaaataagcgtagcataagatcacgtcattaagtttaatttgctataagctttcgatacatagttacctagtccttcgaccatgagatcatgtaaatcacttataccggaagggtactttgattacatcaaacgccactgcgtaaatgggtggttataaagatgggattaagtattcggaaagtatgagttgaggcatatggattaagagtgggatttgtcgatcccgatgacggatagatatactttgggccctctcggtggaatttcgtatgattagcttgcaagcatgtgaatagttcacaagagatgatataccacggtacgagtaaagagtacttgtcggtgacgaggttgaacaaggtatggagataccgatgatcaaaacctcgcacaagtaaaatatcgcgagacaaagggaatcggtatcgtatataaatggttcaatcgatcactaagttatcattgaatatgtgggagccattatggatctccagatcccgttattggttattggtcgaagaggagtctcgaccatgtctacatagttcacgaaccgtagggtgacacacttaaggtttgatgtcgttttaagtagatatggaatatggaatggagttcgaatatttgttcagagtctcggatgggatccaggacatcacgaggaggtccgaaatggtccggagaataagattcatatataggaagtcactttccatgtttggaaatgatccggtgcatttatggaaggcgatagaatgttctagaaccttccagaacatatcaccatggaaggtggagtcccggttggactccaccaaccctaaccagccaaccaagtgggagggtggagtccatggtggagtccacctcctTGGTCGGCCAAGCAAGGGGGGAAAGGGAGAGTccatgtccctctaggtttcgtccatatggcagtttttgaattggggtcttatttagatctttgggcaaacccttgggtgttccacctatataatgaggaggagagggagggggatgCCTTGaagttggccgcaccacctagggctcccctggccggcgccctaccccctctctcccaaaccctagcctctctcctcatccatcttctcccacagcgcttaggcgaagccctgccggagatctccaccaccaccgacaccacgccgtcgtgctgtcgggattccgaggaggatctactacatccgatgcccgttggaacggggataaggacgtcatcatcaacaccgaacgtgtgaccaagtacggaggtgctgcccgattgtggcaccgtcaagatcttctacgcgcttttgcaagcggcaagtgatcgattacatcaacaacgagatctaatctcgtaggctttggaaatcttcgagggttagtcacatgatcttctcattgctaccatctactagattggatcttggcttgttattcgttcttgcggtaggaaactttttgttttctatgctacgaatcccaacagtggtatcagagccgtgtctatgcatagattggttgcacgagtagaacacaatggttttgtgggcgttgatgtttttgttgtctttagttcatgtactttgcatcttgcgggatggtgggatgaagcggcccgggctaactttacatgaccgcgttcatgagacttgctccacgctcgacatgcaacttgtattgcattctctctcaccatagtgaagattcaatctactctttctattgacaacactagtatcaccgttgtggttcatgttcgtaggtagattggatcttactcgaaaaccctaaaccacgtaaaatatgcaaaccaaattagaggcgtctaacttgtttttccaGGGTtttgtgatgtgatatggccatgatgtgatgatgaatatgtatgagatgatcattattgtattgtggcaaccggcaggagccttatggttgtctttatatttcatgtaatagtattatttcaaagtagttgtaatagttgctacatgtggtgaacaaccatgaagacgacgccatggaccttgatgctacgccgacgatgatggagatcatgcccgttgatgatggagatcatgtctgtgctttggagatgaagatcaaaggcgcaaagactaaagggccatatcatatcacatatgaattgcatgtgatgttaatcctttatgcatcttatcttgcttagatcgtgacggtagcattataagatggtccctcacattaatatcaagataataaagtgttctcccctcttatgcaccgttgctacagttcatcgttttgaagcatctcgtgatgatcggatgtgatagattctacattcacatacaacgggtgtaagccatgttgcacacgcggaaatacttaggtttgcttgacgagcctagcatgtacagacatggcctcgaatcaaaggaaaccgaaaggttgaacatgagtcatatggatgatatgatcaacatgttgaccattgaagttacatcatctcacgtgatgatcggttttggtgtagtggatatggatcgtgtaccactaaacaactactccctccatcccaaggGAAAGGGCGTATATCTTGCAGCGCGGTTATTAAGGAGCGATTTGAGAGAGGGGAAAGAATCGCTACTTGCCCCTTTTGCCCCTGCATGCACGGTAGTAATGAGGGAGATTTCCTTTTCTTGTTGTAGATGCGGGTCTCTTCGTTTCTCCCAGAGGCTGTCTCCTCTCCCGTTTCTTCTTTCTCAACCCACGCGCCATCAATTGAGCTGCTGATCCTTGGCAAAAGATTACGCCCAATCGAAGAGGAACAAGGTATTCATCCATTGGGGAGCCAGGTTTGCCATGGATCACTCGGAAAATTGCACGGTGGAGATCAAGATCAGAAGTTTAGATGGAGGCAAAGATTAGATGGAGGCAAAGACAGTTTGAAGTTCAAAAAAATTCACCTCCTATAAGATCTTGGCGCCATGGGTGGTCAGTTCGTCATCACCCACCTCTTGTTATTCCTCTGGTTCTACTGCAAGCATGGCCGACATCGATTTGAACGACCCAATAAACTGGGATGAACTTGATGATTTCGATGGGGAGGCCCGAGAACTTGCTGGTGATTTCTTCTTCGAAGTGGAGAGCGACGAAGGTAATTTATCTTCCTTTCTTTGTCTTCTCCGATGTGCTGTGCTAGGATTATTCGGTTTTCTTATGGGATTATTTTTTGGGCAGAGGAGGACAGAGAGGATGGTGAAGATGATCGGATGAATTCACGTCCTCAAGCTGGCAACGGGAACAGCCAAGAGAGACGTACTCTCGGCCTCACTGGTCGCCGAGGACCTCTTTTCTTTGGCGAGTCGAGCACCGGCGCACGCGGCCGTGGCGAGGCGAGCACCGGCGCACACGGCCGTGGACCTCTTTTCTTCGGCGAGTCGAGCACGGGCGCACGCGGCCGTGGCGCGGCGAGCACCGGCGCTCACGGCCGTGGACCTCTTTTCTTCGGCGAGTCGAGCACCGGCGCACGAGGCCGTGGCGAGGCGAGCACCGGCGCACACGGTCATGGCTCTCCGTTCGTTGGCGAGTCTAGCAACACCGATGCTGAGCCTGAAGTCGTTCGATACCCTCTCTTCGACGACGTCTTCATATTCACAAGTCCGTCCATCGCCAGACGAGGCCGTCTTGGGCTATCCGGCCGTGGCCGCGGTAGCTGTCCGCCGTTTAGAGGTGCTGCAGCTGCTGGTCGTGGAGCAGCGGGAGCTGCTGTGCGCGGTGGTCGTGCTGGTCGCGGCCGAGCAGGAGCTGCAGTGCGTGGTGGTCGCGGCCGAGCGGGAACTGCTGTGCGCGGTGGTCGCGGCCGAGCAGGGGCCGGTGCTGGCCGTGGAGCAGCCGGTGGTGGTAATGTCGATGGCCAGGAGCAGGAGGCAGATAGAGATGGAGCAGCCCATGGTGGTAATGTCGATGGCCAGGAGCAGGAGGCAGATGGAGATGGAGCAGCCCGTGGTGGTAATGGTGATGGCCAGGATCAAGACGCAGATGGAGAAGAAGCTGCCGATCACCATGCAGGTATGTAGTGGTACTGTTCATGTCCTTGATGATCAGCATGCACGTACTGGCCATATGCCTGCTTGTAAATTTGTCCATATGGTACTGCTTGTAAATTTCCAATGGATCATGTGCATAGTTCTGAAAATATTATTGGAACCAAAGTAGATCATCTCCATATGCTACTGTTTGTGTACATTAGCATAGTTCTGAAAATATTATTGGAACCAAAGTAGATCATGCCATAATGCTAATGCTATGCTACTGTTTGCAGTTCTGCCATTAGGAAAAATGGTGAATGTACGTAGGGTTTACAGTGACGAGGACAAAAGAATAATTCTCGCAGTCCTCTTGCGTAAAACAAAGCCAACAGTGTTGAGTAACGGTGTAACCAAGGAAGTTGCGGCACAGTTTATGGTACCATTGCGAGTTGTGCAACGTGTATGGTTTGATCATCTTCAAGGTATTGAGAATGTTTGCAACAAGAAGCCTCTGAATTGTTGGTGTAAAAGAGTTGAAGTTGACCCCCAAGCCATCATGCAAATTCCTCCATCCAAGAGGACAACTTTGAAGGACCTTGCTAATGAGCTGGGCATATCAAAGTCCACCTTGCATAGGAGGTTCAAGGAGAAGGAGTTTAGGAGGCATTCAAATGCCATCAAACCTCGTATCACGGATGATAACAAGAAAGCAAGGGTCCGCTATGCACTCTCTATGCTAGACCCGGACAGCGAAGATCCTAAGTTTCAGGGCATGTATAACATCGTACATATGGATGAGAAGTGGTTTTATAAAACCAAGGGTTCTCAAAATTATTATTTGGCCAATGAAGAGGAGGAACCTTACAGATCATGTCAAAGTAAGCACTACATTGACAAGGTCATGTTTCTTTGCGTCGTGGGTAGACCAAGATATGATGATGATGGTAATTGTACTTTTGATGGTAAAATTGGTATGTTCCCATTTGTGACCGAGAAGCCGGCGGAACGTCGAAGTGGCAACCGCCCGAGGGGAACAATGGAAACTAAGCCATTGAATGTTAAACGTCAAGTGAGTCGGGAGTTCCTTATTGAAAAAGTGTTGCCCGCTATCAAGGAGAAATGGCCGTTGGAGGATCGTTGGAGCCCAATATTCATTCAACAAGACAATGCAAAAACGCATGTGTTGCCAAATGATCCTGAATTTTTAGAGGCGGCTGCTAGGGGTGGATGGGACATTAGGCTTGTTTGTCAACCTCCGAATTCACCGGACACAAATATTCTTGACTTGGGTTTATTCGCCGCCCTCCAatctttgtttcaaaaaaaatctcCAACATCTATTCTAGACATTCTCTTGAAGGTACATATTTTGTATGGTTGTTTTAGTTGCCTCATTTTTTGTTAGTTTTACTTGCCTCGTACTCATGTGTATTTATGTTGTTGTTGTACTTAAGGTTGAACAAGCTTGGAACGAGTACCCGGCTGAGAGGAGTAACCGTGTCTTCTTGACACATCAAACGTGCATGGTGGAGGTCATGAAGCTAATGGGGGAGCACCGGTACAAGATCCCTCACATAAGGAAGGGGGTTCTCCAAAGTTTAGGGATACTACCTGAAGTGCTAAATGTTGATCCCGCAATTGTAAACGTGGCTAGAGAGTATGTAAATGCGGAGTAGAGAGTTTGTTGTAATGGTCAAGAACATGACAAGTTTGTTGTAATGGTCAAGAACATGCGAAGTTTGTTGTAATGGTCAAGAGAGTATGGTGCTGAAAAGATGGCAAATGTTCATGTTGCTGAAAATATGGTCTCACAATTCATCCCATCAAATATGACTTGCATAACATTAATAGTCTGACTTGCATAACATGAATAGtctcaaataaagatggcatacaATCTCATACCACAATCTCCAATATTACTCCTTAATTCCTCTAATCTTCATGGAAACGGTACACACCGTTGTCGTCAAGATAGAAGTTCGGATGATGAATGTCAAACATCACATCAAATATGACTTGCTCACCGTTTGTGAGCACATCAAACTGATGCACCTCTTCTCCTTCCATCACCGGAGCAACATCTTCGActccctccatcaccggagcaaCATCTTCGACTCCTTCCATCACCGGAGCAACATCTTCGACTCCTTCCATCACCGGAGCAACATCTTCGACTCCTTCCATCACCGCATCAACTTCGATTCCTTCCATCACCGGATCAACATCTTGGTATCCTTCCATCTCCGGAGCAACATGTTCTACTTCTTCAATCTCGGGAGCAACAAGTACATTATCCAGAGAATCGAGCCAAGATTCAAAAGTGTTCTGCAAATCAAATACCCACTGTATACAAATTCATGTAAACATATGCAACTAGCTAGGGCATAGAGTTAGAGGACAAGTTCATGGACAGTAAAACACCTGCATGTTGACTACATGTTCAGCCATGAAGGCGAGGTCAAAGTCATTGTACTCGTCGACGTCGAGGGTCGCGGTTCCGTTCAGCAGCTCTGGGAGCAGGCCGCTGCCCATGCCACCGTTCCCTAGGGTTCCCACGCCCTGAACCCTAGGCAGGGTTCCGCCCATGGGCATCCCAGGCGAGCTGCAGCCGTGCCCACCTCCGTCGCTCGATCCAGCACCATCCTCCATCGCAGCGGCGGCATGGGAAAGCAGCAACGCCGCCCCCAGCGCCATAACCATCGCCGTCCGCACCTTAACCGCCACCGCCCGCGCCATAACCGCCACCGCCCGCGTCGCCATGGGAAAAACTTGAGAGAACCAGGTGGGGAAGGAGAACTGGGGAAGAACGGGGAAGGGAAGAGGTGCGCAGATGAAGAGGTGGAAGAGGGCGGCCGCATCTTCACGAGGCCTGGAGGCGGCGGCTTGCTGGAGTCGAGGAGGCGGTCCTTAATCGCGCGTGCTCGACTCGAGGACAGAGGAAACGGGAAAACGAGGGCAAAATAGGGAAACTATCGCTACTGCTGTCCATGCGCCTTAATCGTTGGGAAAAATCCAATTTTTTTCACGCCTTGTTccctgggatggagggagtatgatggatgttgtattaagtgggagttcattagtaattagattaaacatgaactaattatcatgaacatagtctgaatagtattttgaattaaatttgtagaattggcatccgttatctaccatgcgttagtcttgtaattgagatagaaatactgttaagtctgacaagaaactttacggactggtaccgtattgttaaagaatcaagatatgattaagtcctattgcaaacttttagtaaacctcacattgttgattcaaagagcaatggtttcaattagtacctaaagtcatcttgtctccgtgaaacttgaagttcaaatccgtttaaaaagtaaggagctggaaattttgttttcagaaataagcaaggtatgagatatatgtgatatctaagaccttaaagatggtagaatataatctagtgagactacataaactcataacttttatgggaatgtacgaaggttgaagacgccaggcgtccgaaTCCTCCAaccagttgggcactaacgatattcgcatatccatgaagtgatcatccttagtatgcaccgttgctaagactcgtcgtttcgaagcatcacgtgatgatagggtgtgatagattctacgtgtgcatacaacgggtgcaagccagatttgcacatgcgaatactgaggttaaactttacgagcctatcatgtacagacatggtctcgcaaagtcgtcatgattttggataaaaattatgatagaaattgttcatcacataaaaAAGGCTACTAATAgtaaaatctggaacacttgtcatgtgatgatcaacttcaaggtaagaaccgcaaggttattagtatttgactaatggacctagaagttattgaaggtgaagtgttttctgaaaatgaggaaagctaaaagagaaactacaaaagattt
This Lolium perenne isolate Kyuss_39 chromosome 1, Kyuss_2.0, whole genome shotgun sequence DNA region includes the following protein-coding sequences:
- the LOC127336244 gene encoding uncharacterized protein, which codes for MALRSLASLATPMLSLKSFDTLSSTTSSYSQVRPSPDEAVLGYPAVAAVAVRRLEVLQLLVVEQRELLCAVVVLVAAEQELQCVVVAAERELLCAVVAAEQGPVLAVEQPVVVMSMARSRRQIEMEQPMVVMSMARSRRQMEMEQPVVVMVMARIKTQMEKKLPITMQFCH
- the LOC127336251 gene encoding uncharacterized protein, which translates into the protein MVNVRRVYSDEDKRIILAVLLRKTKPTVLSNGVTKEVAAQFMVPLRVVQRVWFDHLQGIENVCNKKPLNCWCKRVEVDPQAIMQIPPSKRTTLKDLANELGISKSTLHRRFKEKEFRRHSNAIKPRITDDNKKARVRYALSMLDPDSEDPKFQGMYNIVHMDEKWFYKTKGSQNYYLANEEEEPYRSCQSKHYIDKVMFLCVVGRPRYDDDGNCTFDGKIGMFPFVTEKPAERRSGNRPRGTMETKPLNVKRQVEQAWNEYPAERSNRVFLTHQTCMVEVMKLMGEHRYKIPHIRKGVLQSLGILPEVLNVDPAIVNVAREYVNAE